From the Halorhabdus utahensis DSM 12940 genome, one window contains:
- a CDS encoding LLM class flavin-dependent oxidoreductase, which produces MDLSIVDLSPVPEGGTATDAYANTVTAAKQAEELGYSRVWVAEHHAMGDTLAGTTPEVLLGHLAAETDSIRLGSGAVLLNHYSPYKVAEVFGTLDGLAPGRIDAGLGRANGSPAADRALGTERRVENPDAEHREKIESVVAHLYDAFPDDHAYSDLAIPRSGEEPPVPWVLGSSPSSAKVAGQLGLRYCFAAFIRPGFVTQAFETYREHFEPADSDGGIDEPEGMVAVNAIAAETDAEAARKRAVAEASFQRMARGVVGSTPSIEEAIDELDGVPDPTPATLEAGEWPRTISGSPETLAGLLEQLADRVGVDEMMIQQVVADHDDALRSHELLAEGVGIAPC; this is translated from the coding sequence ATGGACCTCTCGATCGTCGATCTCTCTCCGGTCCCCGAGGGCGGCACCGCGACCGATGCCTACGCGAACACCGTCACCGCCGCGAAACAGGCCGAGGAACTCGGCTACTCGCGGGTCTGGGTGGCCGAACACCACGCAATGGGCGACACCCTCGCCGGAACGACGCCAGAGGTGCTGCTTGGCCATCTCGCGGCAGAAACCGACTCGATCCGGCTCGGCTCGGGAGCCGTCCTGCTCAACCACTACAGCCCCTACAAGGTCGCCGAGGTTTTCGGCACGCTCGATGGACTCGCGCCGGGCCGCATCGACGCCGGACTGGGCCGAGCGAACGGCTCGCCGGCTGCCGATCGCGCCCTCGGGACCGAGCGTCGTGTCGAGAACCCCGACGCCGAGCACCGCGAGAAGATCGAGTCCGTCGTCGCCCACCTCTACGACGCTTTTCCCGACGACCACGCCTACAGCGACCTGGCGATCCCTCGCTCCGGCGAGGAGCCGCCGGTCCCGTGGGTGCTCGGATCGAGCCCGTCCAGTGCGAAAGTCGCCGGGCAACTCGGCTTGCGCTACTGTTTCGCGGCGTTCATCCGCCCCGGGTTCGTGACCCAGGCCTTCGAGACCTACCGCGAGCATTTCGAGCCCGCCGACAGCGACGGCGGCATCGACGAACCGGAAGGGATGGTCGCCGTCAACGCCATCGCCGCCGAGACCGACGCGGAAGCGGCGCGCAAGCGGGCGGTGGCCGAGGCGTCCTTCCAGCGGATGGCACGCGGCGTCGTCGGCTCGACGCCCTCAATTGAGGAAGCGATCGACGAACTCGACGGTGTGCCCGACCCGACGCCGGCCACGCTCGAGGCGGGGGAGTGGCCGCGGACCATCTCGGGGAGTCCCGAGACGCTCGCGGGACTGCTCGAGCAACTCGCCGACAGGGTCGGCGTCGATGAGATGATGATCCAGCAGGTCGTCGCCGACCACGACGACGCGCTACGCTCGCACGAACTGCTGGCCGAGGGCGTCGGGATCGCCCCGTGTTGA
- the larE gene encoding ATP-dependent sacrificial sulfur transferase LarE: MESTQRSVEDKLAAARADLAERDGVLVAFSGGVDSSVVAAIAEDALGADAVACTARSETLPEAELQEAKRVAEEIGIRHDIVEFSELESEAFIENDGDRCYHCRSMRLSAMYDRAKELDIETVCDGTNAADPGEGHRPGLQAVEELDATSPLLEHDITKEEVREIADHYDLSVAEKPSMACLSSRIPTGLEVTEEKLTRIEQAERVLRTWGFEQFRVRDHDGIARIEVGEEELEAALDPEFVAAAREHIGDLGFEHVTLDLEGYRTGSVSPASEDD, encoded by the coding sequence ATGGAATCCACCCAGCGGTCCGTCGAGGACAAACTCGCGGCGGCCCGCGCCGATCTGGCCGAGCGCGACGGCGTCCTCGTGGCATTTTCGGGCGGGGTCGATTCGAGCGTCGTCGCCGCGATCGCCGAAGACGCACTGGGCGCGGACGCGGTCGCCTGTACGGCCAGAAGCGAGACGCTCCCCGAGGCCGAACTGCAGGAGGCCAAGCGTGTCGCCGAGGAGATCGGCATCCGCCACGATATCGTCGAGTTCTCCGAACTCGAAAGCGAGGCGTTCATCGAAAACGACGGCGATCGGTGCTATCACTGCCGGTCGATGCGCCTCTCCGCGATGTACGACCGGGCGAAGGAACTCGACATCGAGACGGTCTGTGACGGGACGAACGCCGCCGACCCCGGCGAGGGACACCGCCCCGGATTGCAGGCCGTCGAGGAACTCGACGCGACCTCACCGCTGCTCGAACACGATATCACGAAGGAAGAAGTCCGGGAGATCGCCGACCACTACGACCTCTCGGTCGCCGAGAAGCCGTCGATGGCGTGTCTCTCCTCGCGGATCCCGACCGGGCTGGAAGTCACCGAGGAGAAACTCACGCGGATCGAACAGGCCGAACGTGTCCTCCGGACCTGGGGCTTCGAGCAGTTCCGCGTCCGCGATCACGACGGCATCGCCCGGATCGAGGTCGGCGAGGAGGAACTCGAGGCGGCGCTCGATCCGGAGTTCGTCGCCGCGGCGCGCGAACACATCGGCGATCTGGGATTCGAGCACGTCACGCTCGACCTGGAGGGGTATCGGACGGGAAGTGTGAGCCCGGCGAGCGAAGACGACTGA
- a CDS encoding MarR family transcriptional regulator encodes MPVLLNDHDSDLTLRPGTTKSDIVAYLYRNPEWGYSPKDITEALDIPRGTATTTLKRLYDDDYVGKTDDGYYHALGERDDIRRYVSSLEQAHRLFGHHRDADATPEAPEKQIAADRTDEKTDAELAALEDEIGDHDE; translated from the coding sequence ATGCCGGTCCTCCTCAACGATCACGATTCCGACCTTACCCTTCGGCCAGGGACCACGAAGTCGGATATCGTCGCGTACCTCTATCGAAACCCCGAGTGGGGATATTCGCCGAAGGACATCACGGAAGCCCTCGACATCCCGCGAGGGACCGCCACGACGACACTCAAACGGCTGTACGACGACGATTACGTCGGGAAAACCGACGACGGCTACTACCACGCCCTGGGCGAACGAGATGACATTCGACGGTATGTCTCTAGCCTTGAGCAGGCACATCGACTGTTCGGTCACCACCGCGATGCGGACGCCACGCCGGAAGCGCCCGAGAAACAGATCGCTGCAGATCGTACTGACGAGAAAACCGATGCCGAACTTGCGGCGTTGGAAGACGAGATCGGCGATCACGATGAATAG